A region of the Lycium barbarum isolate Lr01 chromosome 1, ASM1917538v2, whole genome shotgun sequence genome:
TATGTTCGAATGCTTGATTTGAGAAATACATTTCAAGTGCATGAAATAATGGTTTCCGTTTACAAAATTTCGGTATTATCAATCCCCTATAGGATGTGGGATTATAATCCTGGTATGTCCTTGTTCTGCCAAACAACCCCTAAATATCCCTTGCATATAGAGTTGCTACTttcatcaaatatatatattttactgcTGCCCTGTTATTGCTTGATTAAATTCAATGTGTTACAGACAGAAAAGGCTGTAACTAAGGTAAACGATCAAGACTATAAGATTAGGCAATTTCATTGCAGGATTTTCTCTGGACTGCTGCTATCATCCTTATAGCTATTGGAAAATAAGTCTCTGCATAGCTCCCCATAGAATCTGCATACCAAGTCAATAAAGACAGGGCTTTTGAGATTCTTCCAACAATATAGCAATTCTTCTACATCCATTAAATCCCTCATATTTCCCTCTTCTACTATCATCTCTGCCAGATAATTCTCGAAGCTTCTGCATGCATCTTCCACATCATCCTGGATAAGCACTTCTTTTTTAATAGCTTCGCTGAATTTCACATAAGCTGGAGTAATTGGTGAAGGAACTGGTGCTTTAATATGGCCTGCATGGTAAAAACAACACTTTTTCAGTAATTCGTTCAATCTGCCGAAGTTTATACGAGTTGGGTTATGACTAATCTGTTGATTTGATCCAACAGGTTGAACCCAAAATTATCCATCAAATTATTGTATCAAAACGGGTTAAATAATGTCATCCGACTGGTCAAAATGCAATCTGAACCCAAACATACAAAATTAATTTTGGAAGTTGAGAAACATGTAAAGCTAATAATTTAAGAAAAATGCattagttattttttttttttcaaaaagagaATGGTTTGCTGCACTAAGCATTGATCCCGCATATATTCATGCAGGGTCAGGGGAAAGGATCGGCCCCCAAGGGGTATGATGCATGTAACCTATCCTGATACAAGCATATTACTTATTACACGACTTAAGCCTATGACCTATAGGTCGTCACATAGTACTATTGCACCAAGGCATTCATTGGATGGAGGTTATGTCATGTTTGGCGGATCGGATTATGACCTATTACTTGACCCAACTCATTTTGACTCAAGTAAATTTTGAACATGGCTTGTTTATTAAGCTATGTTTTGACTTGCTCAAATTCTACTAAACACGCCTATTTATCACCCCTACTTGCATCAGAGAAACTCTTGAGCGCCATGACTTGGTCCTCTTTTGGTTGTCTCCTTATCGAACGAAACACTGATAGAACATGTGAAGCTTGGCTTTTTCTAGTGCCTGTGTTGCTCTCACATCTTGAAGGGCGAAATCTAAGCCTTCTTATAAAGAGGGGCTTTCTTAATTTGAACTTAAAAAGCTTTACTATTTTCTTGCACGGATTGAAAGCCTTGAATTTTAAGCAACATGAAGTGTTCAGTTTCATTTTTTTTGAGATTTAAACGGTTGATGAAAGAGTGTGGATGAAGTATAAAAAGTGATGATGGTTTATGGCTTATCTTTGCTTTCAGTTTGGTATTGACAAGAGAGTTGTGGAGTGCTGTGAGATTAAATTTGTTGAGGTTGGTGTATTGGGTGAAGAATAGCAAAAGGGTGCTCCTTTTTTAAGGTGTGTGGGAGAATATAATAAGTTGTGGGTTGCACGTTTGGTTTTGAAGAAGAAAAGGTGGTATACCATGAAAGAAATGTTACCAACTCTTAATTGCTAGTTGTCATTGCTAATACAATAGTTTTGATCTACATTATAGTTGTTTACGGACATGATGGTTGTTAATTAAAATAAGAAAGAGCGATAAACAATTAAGGATGATGGGCCTGGCAGATGAATGAGGTCCCTTCCATTATAATTTGATGTATGAGGAATGAAGATACTTTTGAAAAGcagtggcggagctaggatttCCGTCGAGggactcaaaatataaaaaagtaaacatacgaagaagcctaagggggttcaacatctattatatatacataaaaaataattttaaccttgtaaaaacagtattttcttccaccgagggggttcggatgaacacccttgGCATATTGTGGCTCCGCCACTACTGAAAAGGAACACTTACCCCTTTATGGACCTTACACTATGAGAATCTAAATTAGTCGAGTCAGTAGATTTCGAAAACCAGATAATattctactccctccgtctcaaaaataTTAGTCGCATTTTCAtttacacaccccttaagaaagcatttataagggtagaattttgactattttaccctcttaACATATTTTATGTAATCTTTCCTCAATAAATATCTACTCCATCAATGGTGAGAACCTCTTAAATGTTGTTAATTAACACAAGGATAAAATGGGGGAAAAATTACTTAATTTTGCCTTCATTAAATAAAacaacaaatattttgagacaagtATTTATAGCAAcgacgacaaatattttgagaggGAGAGAGTATATGTCAATAATAATTATATGGTGAAATAGATTAGATGCGCGTAAAGTATTTAATTGTATAAGACATCTCCTAATTGATATTACAACTTCAATTGGATAGATTGAACTTTAATTTTCCCTATCAGATAAATCTTCAAATTCTTCCATAGTAGTCAAAATTGAATGATACGCTGAGTCTCACACTATTTTATCCTTGCATCTTCTAATCCAAGAATTTCTACTGGTAAGAAATGTTTTTCACTATTCGGCCCAAAACCTATTTCCTGGACCCATGTTTTGAGTCCAATAATCTATATCATCCTGGGCCTAGTAGCCCAGACCTTCCATACTCTCTGTTCTGTGGATGGATAACTTGCAGCCGTTTGCTCCGAGAGAGTGCATGTGTTTGAAAAATTCCATTGTTATAATTATAGCAATTCGTTAGGATTTAAACAGAATTTATGATACATCAACATATGAAGCAATGAGATTTTATAATACATCAATATATGAAATatgcttctttttttttcaaagatTTGTGTTGTCACATTGAAATCAAACCCTGAAAGGAacatttttttatataataaaaGACTTAATTATATCAAATATTATGTGTCACAACAAAGGGTCACACTGGACTAAAATAGGTTTGGGTATTAGAGTCAAGCGTACTGTTACTATTACAGGCCGTATTAGAGCAAACGAAGGAGGAACTGCCAAGAGAATTCTGTCACCACAAAATTTGGTCATTTCTTCTTCCTTAGCTAATATGTTCGATATCCTGTTATGCTCCTTGTAAGTGTGGCTGAGCAATGGATCCCAAATCTGCCTCATCAACGACCTGCATTCACATATAATTGGGTTAAAAATTAAGTTCCATTTCTCAAGTAAATTATGTACCTCCATCAAGTCCGTTCAAATTTGTAGAGGAAATAGGTTTTTTCATTCTTGCAATGTGCAGTCCCTCAATATCATTGTAGCGTCAAACTAAAATAATGACTTTGAAAGAAGAAATGAAAATGATAGGTGAAGGACATCAGCAACATTTGTCAGTAACACAAGATTCAGAGCTTGATTGAATTTTGTCTATGCCACAACAAATTCCATATTGATTGAGTAGTTCATTTCAATAAGAGGAGTCACAAAATTCGTGAGCCTTGGTGGACAAAGTCACCTGGTACTTGTTGTTGGTtgggaggtggcaggtatcccGTGAAATTAGTCGAGATACGCGCAAGCTGGCCAAGCACCACGGTTATCAAAAAGAATTGT
Encoded here:
- the LOC132626537 gene encoding transcription repressor OFP17-like; translation: MKLNTSCCLKFKAFNPCKKIVKLFKFKLRKPLFIRRLRFRPSRCESNTGTRKSQASHVLSVFRSIRRQPKEDQVMALKSFSDASHIKAPVPSPITPAYVKFSEAIKKEVLIQDDVEDACRSFENYLAEMIVEEGNMRDLMDVEELLYCWKNLKSPVFIDLVCRFYGELCRDLFSNSYKDDSSSPEKILQ